A genomic stretch from Thermincola ferriacetica includes:
- a CDS encoding ABC transporter permease, translating to MNYLLKNFLGSFITIAVMVIVMSVLTNFIPGDPARMALGKHVNKSSYQLMRQEMGLDKPVIKKVVDYAGSLLQGDWGRSYVSRKQVKDIIAEALPVTAKLFLVSLVFALLIGLAVGTLSAYHENAFIDRLLTALSVVGFSLPHFWLALLLQTLLGVTLGLLPISGAGEGQFYFYVLPGLAVGIPLGLTYGRFIRYFLLDILSKPFIKAVEGWGLPEFRVFWQHAAPNIVYLLLIQVVTDAAYFFTGAVITETIFSLPGLGNLLVDAVLHRDWPVINGITLITASIITGLNLFVKLIGPVLDPRSAEDLYEGGFGA from the coding sequence TTGAATTATTTGCTTAAAAACTTTTTGGGTAGTTTTATTACCATAGCCGTTATGGTTATAGTAATGTCTGTACTAACCAATTTTATACCGGGGGACCCGGCCCGCATGGCTTTGGGGAAGCATGTCAACAAGAGCTCCTATCAGTTAATGCGGCAGGAAATGGGATTGGACAAACCCGTTATTAAAAAGGTTGTGGACTATGCCGGCAGCCTTTTACAGGGCGATTGGGGACGTTCCTATGTGTCCCGCAAGCAGGTAAAGGACATCATTGCTGAAGCCTTGCCGGTGACAGCAAAGCTCTTTCTGGTTTCCCTGGTTTTTGCCTTGCTCATAGGCCTGGCAGTCGGAACTTTGTCCGCCTATCATGAAAATGCTTTTATTGACAGGTTGCTTACCGCTCTGTCTGTGGTTGGATTTTCGTTACCCCATTTCTGGCTGGCCCTGTTGCTGCAGACCTTGTTGGGAGTGACCCTGGGCCTGCTTCCCATATCCGGGGCAGGAGAAGGGCAGTTTTATTTCTATGTACTGCCGGGCCTGGCTGTCGGCATCCCACTGGGCCTGACTTATGGCCGGTTTATCAGGTATTTTCTTTTGGATATTTTAAGCAAACCTTTTATAAAGGCTGTAGAAGGCTGGGGATTACCGGAATTCCGGGTTTTCTGGCAGCATGCAGCGCCCAATATTGTTTATCTGTTGCTGATCCAGGTTGTTACCGATGCGGCCTACTTCTTTACCGGGGCTGTGATAACGGAGACCATTTTCAGCCTGCCTGGCCTGGGTAATCTTTTGGTAGACGCAGTCCTGCACAGGGATTGGCCTGTGATTAACGGCATAACTTTAATCACCGCTTCTATTATCACGGGTCTAAATTTATTTGTAAAACTTATTGGGCCTGTGCTGGATCCCAGGTCAGCGGAAGACCTTTATGAAGGGGGTTTTGGCGCATGA
- a CDS encoding ABC transporter substrate-binding protein, with the protein MVFRFNWRLFFYTIFIWTSVIFTGCSTAADKPTQGSENPLLGGVLRAHLPAPVQSLDPAHLYDSASIEVGMQVFRGLLTLDPQNMEIRPAHAERWEIKNNGRLYIFYLAKGARFHSGKEVTAEDFKYSFERILDPHTASELSGLLTVVKGGREKLAGKTKETTGIRVRGKYVLEMELAEPSPTFLYVLVHPGLAVVDRSAVEKAGTDFGTQAAQGLLAGTGPFRVKDWNNSQIELKANSDYFKGRPYLDKVIYRFIKEETTALNEYRAGNLDLVDRIPPGQLKAVAGEFPGQVKTTDLLEVTMYVFNVNKPPFNNKYLRKAINYAVNREEIITALEGQAVYGKGIVPKGIPGFGDDVRGYEYNQAKALEMLDKAGYPKGAGLPVIELKYNTSELNQRVAEIVQAHLKKVGINVRLVNMEPAAYLEDLVAGNSQMFRLSWVADYPDPETFLYPLFASTEVGNANFAFYKNPRFDQILLAARETANKRKRTELYKQAQQMLMDDSVGVVLYYSAQTGLVSPRVKNLYMSRLNIKPLERVWLAR; encoded by the coding sequence GTGGTATTTAGGTTTAATTGGAGGCTGTTCTTTTATACTATATTTATATGGACTTCCGTGATTTTTACCGGGTGTTCAACGGCTGCAGATAAGCCGACTCAAGGTTCAGAAAACCCACTGCTCGGAGGCGTACTCAGGGCTCACCTCCCTGCTCCCGTACAATCCCTCGACCCTGCTCACCTCTACGATTCAGCAAGCATTGAAGTAGGCATGCAAGTATTTCGGGGGTTACTTACTCTTGACCCTCAAAATATGGAGATTAGGCCGGCCCATGCTGAACGGTGGGAAATTAAAAACAACGGCCGCTTATATATTTTCTACCTGGCTAAGGGAGCCCGGTTTCATTCGGGGAAGGAAGTAACAGCCGAAGATTTTAAGTATTCTTTCGAACGAATTTTAGATCCCCATACAGCTTCCGAGCTTTCCGGGCTGTTAACGGTGGTCAAGGGAGGACGGGAAAAGCTTGCAGGTAAGACAAAGGAAACAACCGGTATAAGGGTTAGAGGCAAATACGTCCTGGAGATGGAATTGGCCGAGCCCAGCCCCACATTCTTATATGTGTTGGTCCACCCAGGTTTGGCTGTTGTTGACAGGTCTGCAGTGGAGAAAGCGGGAACAGACTTTGGGACTCAGGCGGCTCAAGGATTGCTCGCGGGGACAGGACCGTTCCGGGTAAAAGACTGGAATAACAGCCAAATAGAATTAAAGGCCAATTCCGATTATTTTAAGGGCAGGCCATATCTGGACAAAGTAATCTATCGCTTTATCAAAGAAGAAACAACAGCTTTAAATGAATACAGGGCAGGCAACCTGGATCTGGTTGACCGGATACCGCCGGGACAGCTAAAAGCTGTGGCTGGTGAATTTCCGGGGCAGGTCAAGACCACAGACCTGCTGGAAGTTACCATGTATGTGTTTAATGTAAACAAGCCTCCCTTCAACAATAAATATCTAAGAAAAGCTATAAATTATGCAGTTAACCGTGAGGAGATTATAACGGCTCTTGAGGGCCAGGCAGTATATGGAAAGGGGATTGTGCCTAAAGGTATTCCGGGATTTGGGGATGATGTCCGAGGTTATGAATACAACCAGGCGAAAGCCCTGGAAATGCTGGATAAAGCTGGGTATCCGAAAGGGGCAGGGTTGCCTGTTATAGAACTGAAATATAACACGTCAGAGCTCAATCAGCGGGTAGCGGAGATTGTTCAGGCCCACCTTAAGAAAGTTGGCATCAATGTGCGGTTGGTAAACATGGAGCCGGCGGCTTATCTGGAAGATTTGGTGGCAGGGAATTCGCAAATGTTTCGCCTCAGTTGGGTTGCGGATTACCCCGACCCCGAGACATTTCTCTATCCCCTATTTGCCTCCACTGAGGTCGGTAACGCCAATTTCGCCTTTTATAAAAATCCCCGGTTTGACCAAATTCTTCTGGCAGCAAGGGAAACAGCAAATAAAAGGAAGCGAACGGAACTATACAAACAAGCGCAGCAGATGCTGATGGACGACAGTGTGGGAGTAGTGCTTTACTATTCCGCCCAGACCGGTTTGGTAAGCCCCAGGGTGAAAAATTTATATATGTCAAGGCTTAATATAAAACCGTTGGAAAGAGTTTGGTTGGCCAGGTAG
- a CDS encoding lytic transglycosylase domain-containing protein — MLIDLRKVLKRTKWLGLLLLLALLLTSKWFWRKLYPFPYREMIFKYAQEYEVDPYLVAAIIREESHFVEEAESYRGARGIMQIMPETGKWAAEQMNLEGFQPDDLYDPKINIKIGCWYLADLSKEFGNDKILMIAAYNAGRGNVKQWIQTRQWSGRHETVEDIPFPETREYVKRVLKGYEKYRWIYGEG; from the coding sequence TTGCTTATAGATTTAAGAAAAGTTTTGAAAAGGACGAAATGGCTTGGTTTATTGTTGCTTCTTGCCCTGCTTTTGACCAGCAAATGGTTTTGGCGCAAATTATATCCTTTTCCTTACCGGGAAATGATATTCAAATACGCGCAGGAATATGAGGTGGATCCGTATTTGGTAGCAGCCATCATCAGGGAGGAAAGTCATTTCGTCGAGGAGGCGGAATCGTACCGCGGGGCGCGTGGAATCATGCAAATTATGCCCGAGACGGGAAAATGGGCTGCTGAACAGATGAATCTGGAAGGTTTTCAACCTGACGACCTGTACGACCCAAAAATTAACATAAAAATAGGGTGTTGGTATTTAGCCGACCTGAGCAAAGAGTTTGGCAATGACAAAATACTCATGATTGCTGCCTATAATGCAGGGCGGGGTAATGTAAAACAATGGATACAGACCAGACAGTGGAGCGGCCGGCATGAGACTGTGGAAGATATACCGTTTCCGGAAACAAGGGAATACGTGAAACGTGTTTTGAAAGGATATGAAAAATACCGTTGGATATACGGCGAGGGCTAG
- the coaE gene encoding dephospho-CoA kinase (Dephospho-CoA kinase (CoaE) performs the final step in coenzyme A biosynthesis.) produces MKVIGLTGGIASGKSAVSSILRQLGAEVIDADVVARQVVAPGEPAWQRIVQAFGPEILKDDGNINRPLLGQIIFNDPVKRKILNEITHPEIIKSIAAEAEKYRAQNKKGQVVVIDAPLLLEVGLHKLVDEVWVIYVSPETQIERLMKRNNFTREQALARINSQMPLEEKLRFADRIINNDGSLANTRKQIEQLMKSLTE; encoded by the coding sequence ATGAAGGTTATCGGCCTTACGGGCGGCATTGCTTCAGGGAAAAGCGCTGTCAGTTCAATTTTGCGGCAATTGGGAGCCGAGGTAATCGACGCTGATGTAGTAGCGCGGCAGGTTGTTGCTCCGGGCGAACCGGCCTGGCAGCGAATTGTACAAGCTTTTGGCCCGGAAATACTGAAGGATGATGGCAATATTAACAGGCCTCTTTTAGGGCAGATAATATTTAATGACCCTGTGAAAAGAAAGATATTGAATGAAATAACTCATCCGGAAATAATTAAAAGTATAGCTGCGGAAGCAGAAAAATACAGGGCCCAAAATAAAAAAGGGCAGGTGGTGGTAATTGATGCGCCACTGCTGTTGGAAGTCGGACTCCATAAACTGGTTGACGAAGTCTGGGTTATCTATGTCAGCCCGGAAACGCAGATTGAACGGCTCATGAAACGGAATAATTTTACCAGAGAGCAGGCCCTGGCGCGAATTAACAGCCAAATGCCGCTGGAAGAAAAGCTGAGGTTTGCCGACAGAATAATCAACAATGACGGTAGTTTGGCCAATACCAGAAAACAAATAGAGCAATTAATGAAATCCTTAACTGAATAA
- the ytaF gene encoding sporulation membrane protein YtaF, producing MEWVSVLLFALALSLDGFAVGVSYGIRKIKIPVLSLCIISLTSVCAISVSMLGGQAITKIVSLKVAETVGAAILITVGGWIIYQTRLRARQSGQHGEADERNGEKTELLKIQLRPLGLVIQIIREPVRADIDRSGVISWREAFLLGLALAMDALAAGLGAAMTGFRPYTAPVIVGVTQFVLVGTGDWIGRRYAARWLGEKAATVHGWVLVLLGVVRVIKL from the coding sequence GTGGAATGGGTATCAGTCCTGCTTTTTGCCCTGGCTTTGAGTCTTGACGGGTTTGCGGTCGGCGTATCTTACGGTATACGCAAAATAAAAATACCTGTACTGTCTCTTTGCATAATAAGTCTGACTTCGGTCTGTGCTATAAGTGTTTCCATGTTGGGGGGCCAGGCAATAACAAAAATTGTGTCCCTGAAAGTGGCTGAAACTGTGGGTGCAGCTATTTTAATTACTGTTGGCGGCTGGATAATTTACCAGACCAGGTTGCGGGCCCGACAGTCCGGCCAACACGGCGAGGCCGATGAAAGAAACGGGGAAAAAACTGAGTTGCTGAAGATTCAGTTACGGCCCCTGGGTTTAGTAATACAGATTATCAGAGAACCTGTCCGGGCGGATATTGATAGGTCGGGGGTCATTTCCTGGAGAGAAGCGTTTTTACTGGGCCTGGCCCTGGCAATGGATGCGCTGGCGGCCGGTTTAGGAGCTGCCATGACCGGCTTTAGGCCCTATACGGCACCCGTTATAGTGGGGGTAACCCAGTTTGTTCTGGTAGGCACAGGGGATTGGATCGGCCGGCGTTATGCCGCCAGGTGGCTTGGCGAAAAGGCTGCAACCGTCCACGGCTGGGTACTGGTTTTGCTCGGAGTGGTGAGAGTAATAAAATTATAG
- the mutM gene encoding DNA-formamidopyrimidine glycosylase, which translates to MPELPEVETVKRSLEEKLLGKSIQHVDIFMDKVIKEPSVEEFQQILAGREILNLGRRGKYLLLYLSGGYAIVFHLRMTGQLIYSERTAVRAKHTHLVFHLSDDNELRFTDQRQFGRVYLLPDDQLDKITGLRTMGVEPLTEEFTKEFLKKELKRKRTKIKALLLDQTFIAGIGNIYADEALFRAKINPERLASTLNQREISRLHRAIVEVLTEGIENRGTSIKDYVDGEGKSGNYQDLLKVYGKEEKPCPVCGSVILRKKIGGRSSYYCGRCQKA; encoded by the coding sequence ATGCCTGAACTACCCGAAGTAGAGACAGTTAAGCGTTCGCTGGAAGAAAAGCTTTTGGGCAAATCAATTCAGCATGTGGACATATTTATGGACAAGGTGATCAAAGAACCTTCCGTTGAGGAATTTCAACAAATACTAGCCGGCAGGGAAATATTAAATTTAGGACGGCGGGGAAAGTACCTGCTGCTGTACCTTTCCGGCGGATATGCTATCGTCTTCCACTTAAGGATGACGGGACAGTTGATATATTCGGAAAGAACGGCTGTCCGGGCGAAACATACCCATCTTGTATTTCACTTAAGTGACGATAATGAACTAAGGTTTACAGACCAGAGGCAATTTGGTCGCGTGTACCTGCTGCCTGACGACCAGTTGGATAAAATCACGGGGCTCAGAACTATGGGCGTGGAGCCGCTTACAGAGGAGTTTACCAAAGAATTTTTAAAGAAAGAACTGAAAAGAAAAAGGACCAAAATAAAGGCTTTACTTCTGGATCAGACCTTTATCGCGGGAATCGGTAACATATATGCCGATGAAGCCTTATTCCGGGCCAAAATAAACCCGGAGCGCCTGGCCTCTACCCTTAATCAGCGTGAAATAAGCAGGCTGCACCGGGCTATTGTCGAGGTTTTAACCGAGGGCATAGAAAACCGCGGCACATCCATTAAAGACTATGTTGACGGTGAAGGTAAGAGCGGTAATTACCAGGACTTACTTAAAGTCTATGGGAAAGAAGAAAAACCCTGTCCCGTTTGTGGTTCAGTCATTCTACGGAAAAAGATCGGCGGCCGCAGTTCATATTACTGTGGCAGGTGTCAAAAGGCGTAA